From the genome of Laspinema palackyanum D2c:
AAATTCAAAACTTTGTCAATAGCACAGAAATTACCTCACGAATTTCACCATCACAAATCACCGATTTTGTCAATACCAACTTTATTCAAAATGGAGCGTTACGAACCGGATTTTCTCAATTAATTAATTTAGCATCTCAGGGGAGTCAACTCGGGCGATTTATTGACGCTGATTCAGCCAGTAACTTAATCGAAATGGCTTTAGACGATATTAATTGGCAGGGAGGATTACGCGCCCTGGACGGGGACGATCGCATTCTGGGCAGTAGTGGTTCGGATATCGCCAATGGAAACCAAGGAAATGACACGCTAATTGGAGGCGAGGGCGATGATTTTCTCCGAGGTGGCAGAGAAAAGGATATGCTTGATGGAGGACCTGGAAATGATGTCCTCAATGGCAATTTAGGAGATGATACCGTCCAAGGCGGCGCGGGAGATGACTTGGTCCGAGGCGGTCAAGGGAATGATATGTTATATGGAGATGCGGGCCGAGATGTTCTGATTGGAGATATCGGTTCCGATTTTCTCTCGGGCGGTGCTGATGCTGATGATTTTATCCTGCGGGGTGATGTTTCGGGTCAAAATGCTGCCACTGCCGATCGCATTTTAGATTTTAATGCTGCAGAAGGTGATCTCATTAAATTAGTCAACGTTACCGATATCGCTCAAATTACCCTTGGTGCATTAGATGTCAATGGGGATGGTATTGGAGATACGGCTATCATTGATTCTAATAACCGAGTTTTGGGCGTGGTAATGAATGTGGATATTTCTCAGTTTAACTTGCTAAATTCTGTCCAATTGGTCAGTCCAGAAGATTTAGGGATTAATTTAATCGGATAAATCACCGACTTGCGATCGCCCTAAACTTTCACCATTGCTCGCCACTGGAGGGACAATTCATGAATTGCCCCTCCAGTGGCTGCTAAGTTTACTCTATAATTTTTCTATGTTTTCTTGATGATTCCATTCAAAAACACTTAAGGCGACTGCCAATTTTATCAATCATGGTTCTCATCCGCATCCTCAAATCGTGGGAAATTCCCGAACACCAAACCACTCCAGAAACAGCCTTTTTGTCCCGTCGGCGCTTTTTGAAGACAGCCATCGCCGCTGGTATCGGGGCGACCGTTCTCCCGATGGGTGGCTGTAAAAGTGAAACCAACTCCGATTCCCTGAGCGAACTCATCCAAAATACCACTCCCTTAGCCAATATCCCGCGCAACCCCAACTTTATAGAAGGCGATCGGCCCATAACGGAACAATCCTTTGCCTCTCGTTACAATAATTTTTATGAATTTGGCGGGACTAAATCAATTTGGAAATCTGCCCAAAGTTTGCCCACCGAAAACTGGAAAATTGAAGTCGGTGGACTGGTCAAAAATCCCCGCATTTATGATATTGACGAAATTCAAACCCAATTTCCCCTAGAAGAACGCATCTATCGCTTGCGATGTGTAGAAGCTTGGGCAATGGTTGTTCCCTGGATTGGATTCCCGATGAAACGCTTCATCGAAGCTGTGGAACCCACCAGCGCAGCTAAATTTGTGCGATTTACCTCATTTTATGATCCAGAAATCACACCGGGACCCGGGTTTCATTTAGGAACCTTACCTTGGCCTTACACCGAAAGTTTACGCATTGAAGAAATGGCCAACGAACTGGCCTTTTTTGCTACAGGAATTTACGGTCGGACCCTTCCCAAACAACATGGAGCACCCCTGCGGATGGTAATCCCGTGGAAATACGGGTTTAAGGGAGCTAAATCTATTGTTAAAATCGAATTTTTAGCCGAACAACCGGCGACTTATTGGAATACTTTAGTGCCGAGCGAGTACGATTTTGAGGCGAATGTCAACCCAACTAAGCCTCATCCGCGCTGGTCCCAGGCCACGGAACGGATTGTTGATACCGGACCAGCTTTATCTTGGAAACGTCAGCCAACCCTTCCTTATAACGGGTATGGGGAATGGGTTGCCAACTTGTACTCCACCTGAACCAACTGCTGTCATCGAGGGTAGGCGGTGGTTCTCACCCCCGGAATGTTTGGCCTTGCCCACCCCATCCGGCCTAACTGCTGCCTGTAGCGTGATGGCGATCGCAAAATAGCCAGTTTTCTCCAAAGGGGATAAACTCAGCTTTATTCCGGGAACGGAATCGGACCCAGATTAGACCATTAGATTGGGTGGGAGATCGCAGCTTTGGCAACATTGCCACAGTGGAGTAAAACCCTCCGCCCCACTCTAAAAGAGCGCCGGTACAGTAGAGGTTAAAACAAGGGTTTTTTTACAAACTCTCTACATTAGAGCAACAAATCGAGGCCAAAAGCCTGGTTTCTTGTCTTTTGTTCTCTACGACTGTACCGATGCCCTAGGAATTTAGGGATGCATCTGCACTGTACGACCGAGGGCATAGTATTGGTACTCGTCCCCGTCTCCGGAATCGGAGGTAATCGGGGTGGTGCATATTCAATTGGGAGTCAATTTGTTATGAGTAACCATCAGCACGAAGACCGGGAGGCAGCGGAGAAGGCATTCTTAGATTCTCTAAATGCATTGCAAGAGCGTTTGCAATTGGTTGAGGACCAGAAGGCTGCATCTGCTCGGGAAGCTGAACGGCAAGCGATTAAGACTGCACAAGAAGAGAAGGCAACTTTTACTATCCATGATCTGGAAGAGGCAGTGGCTGATATTGATGAATTTTTTAAGGAATTGCACAAACCCGCCACTGAAGATTCATCAATTTAGGGTGTTGAGTCCGATCGCCTCAGTTTAAGAAACCGGGGACGAATGGCTGGTTTGACGGAGGGCTTCATATAAAATCAAAGCGGCGGCGATCGCCACATTTAAAGATTCGACCCCAGACTGCAACGGGATCCGAACTTGATAATCGGCGGTGGAGAGTAAGTCGGCAGATAATCCTGCGCCTTCATTGCCGAGTAAGACTAAAGTGGGTTGCTGATAATCAATTTCCCAGTAAGTTAGGGGTGCATCGGCGGTGGTAGAAATGACCTGCACCCCTTGTTGTTGTGCGCGGATGACATCACTCTTCAAATCCGCACTGACGGAAACCGGCAAGCGAAACCACTGTCCCGCAGAGGCGCGTAACACTTTTGGAGAGGCTGCATCCACACTATCAGCACTCAGCCAAATGCCTTGAGTTCCGGTGGCAGCAGCCGTTCTAATCAGGGTGCCAAGATTGCCGGGGTCTTGGAGGGTTTCCAAGGCGAGGGTCAACCCGGATTGGGGAATCGAGGGGACCGCCGACTCGCGCCGTTTGGCGACTGCCACGACCC
Proteins encoded in this window:
- a CDS encoding calcium-binding protein gives rise to the protein MDFLNNVIPNGFLDFLPGVGEDNEQENQAARDIAIQTAKFITLGPTGFVLSSVFSRLVNNIDINQVGSELLNRVTQLVESNPTDINPTQLINSALGQIQNFVNSTEITSRISPSQITDFVNTNFIQNGALRTGFSQLINLASQGSQLGRFIDADSASNLIEMALDDINWQGGLRALDGDDRILGSSGSDIANGNQGNDTLIGGEGDDFLRGGREKDMLDGGPGNDVLNGNLGDDTVQGGAGDDLVRGGQGNDMLYGDAGRDVLIGDIGSDFLSGGADADDFILRGDVSGQNAATADRILDFNAAEGDLIKLVNVTDIAQITLGALDVNGDGIGDTAIIDSNNRVLGVVMNVDISQFNLLNSVQLVSPEDLGINLIG
- the msrP gene encoding protein-methionine-sulfoxide reductase catalytic subunit MsrP is translated as MVLIRILKSWEIPEHQTTPETAFLSRRRFLKTAIAAGIGATVLPMGGCKSETNSDSLSELIQNTTPLANIPRNPNFIEGDRPITEQSFASRYNNFYEFGGTKSIWKSAQSLPTENWKIEVGGLVKNPRIYDIDEIQTQFPLEERIYRLRCVEAWAMVVPWIGFPMKRFIEAVEPTSAAKFVRFTSFYDPEITPGPGFHLGTLPWPYTESLRIEEMANELAFFATGIYGRTLPKQHGAPLRMVIPWKYGFKGAKSIVKIEFLAEQPATYWNTLVPSEYDFEANVNPTKPHPRWSQATERIVDTGPALSWKRQPTLPYNGYGEWVANLYST
- a CDS encoding TrmH family RNA methyltransferase is translated as MLTSLQNPLVKQMRKLHAAKERDRQQLFLLEGTHLLEEACGVNYPLEVVCFTPEWQGRYPELWETVTQRSPRCELVNEAVLKAMATTVQPDGVVAVAKRRESAVPSIPQSGLTLALETLQDPGNLGTLIRTAAATGTQGIWLSADSVDAASPKVLRASAGQWFRLPVSVSADLKSDVIRAQQQGVQVISTTADAPLTYWEIDYQQPTLVLLGNEGAGLSADLLSTADYQVRIPLQSGVESLNVAIAAALILYEALRQTSHSSPVS